In Jaculus jaculus isolate mJacJac1 chromosome 4, mJacJac1.mat.Y.cur, whole genome shotgun sequence, a single genomic region encodes these proteins:
- the Smco1 gene encoding single-pass membrane and coiled-coil domain-containing protein 1, whose translation MKRVDHKLQALQEQFEELDITKDKLTQKFEHHSKILASQAAQDELWTAVLALKFTSMELNILYSYVIEALVCLHTHVLEKLPDLVRGLPTLASVLRQQVKNRRVRVAWESVLSECGLQAGDVTALCTFFIAHGNKAEYYAAKVRHMYIRDVTLMITNMVKNQVLQDGLLKALQVTEKGKAMPPPREPKSPLKELIPSVRN comes from the exons AGTAGACCACAAACTCCAAGCCTTACAAGAACAGTTTGAAGAACTGGACATCACCAAGGATAAACTCACACAGAAATTTGAACACCATAGCAAGATTTTGGCAAGTCAAGCAGCCCAGGATGAGCTATGGACAGCAGTTTTGGCACTTAA GTTCACTTCAATGGAACTGAATATTTTATACAGCTATGTCATCGAGGCACTTGTCTGCCTGCACACTCATGTGCTTGAGAAGCTGCCAGACCTGGTGAGAGGTCTTCCCACCCTAGCCTCTGTCCTTAGACAGCAAGTCAAGAACAGGCGTGTTCGAGTTGCGTGGGAGTCGGTCCTGAGCGAGTGTGGGCTGCAGGCGGGAGACGTCACAGCGCTCTGCACCTTCTTTATTGCGCATGGCAACAAGGCGGAGTACTATGCTGCTAAAGTGAGGCACATGTATATCAGAGATGTCACGCTCATGATCACCAATATGGTAAAGAATCAAGTGCTACAGGATGGTTTGCTGAAGGCTCTTCAGGTCACCGAGAAGGGGAAAGCAATGCCGCCGCCCAGAGAGCCAAAGTCACCCCTAAAAGAGTTGATACCATCAGTCAGAAACTAA